CCGCGATCAGAAGGAAATTGCCCAGGTAGGCACCATTTCCGCCAACAACGACGCCACCATCGGCAACATCATTGCCGAAGCCATGGGCAAGGTCGGCAAGGAAGGCGTCATCACCGTTGAAGAAGCCAAGGGTCTGGAGACCAACCTGGACGTCGTCGAAGGCATGCAGTTCGACCGCGGCTACCTGTCCCCCTACTTCGTGACCAACCCTGACAAGATGGTCTGCGAGATGGATTCTCCGCTGATTCTGATCAACGAAAAGAAGATCTCCAACATGAAGGAACTGCTCCCCGTTCTGGAGCAGGCCGCCAAGATGGGCAAGCCTCTGGTCATCATCGCCGAAGACATCGAAGGCGAAGCCCTGGCTACCCTGGTTGTCAACAAGCTGCGTGGCACCCTGCAGGTCGTGGCCGTCAAGGCTCCCGGCTTCGGTGAGCGTCGCAAGGCCATGCTGCAGGATATCGCCATCCTGACCGGTGGCGAAGTTGTTTCCGATGATCTGGGCGTCAAGCTCGAGAGCATCGCCCTGAACCAGCTCGGTTCCGCCAAGCGCGTTGTCATCGATAAGGAAAACACCACCATCGTTGACGGTTCCGGCGAAGCCGAGGCCATCAAGGCCCGCGTGAAGCAGATCCGCAACGAAATCGAGGAGACCTCCTCCGATTACGATCGCGAGAAGCTGCAGGAGCGTCTGGCCAAGATCGTTGGCGGCGTTGCCGTGATCAACGTTGGCGCAGCCACCGAGACCGAAATGAAGGAAAAGAAGGCACGTGTGGAAGACGCCCTGAACGCCACCCGCGCTGCCGTTGAAGAAGGTATCGTGCCTGGCGGCGGTGTCGCCCTGGTGCGCTGCCAGTCCGCCCTGGATTCCGTCAAGCCCGCCGATGACGACGAAGCCGCCGGCGTACAGGTTATCCGTCGCGCCATCGAAGAGCCCATCCGTCAGATCTGCGGCAACGCAGGTGTTGAAGGCGCCGTGGTCATCGACAAGGTCCGCAACGGCAAGGAAGACTTCGGTTACAACGCCGCTTCCGGCGAATACGAAGATCTGCTCAAGTCCGGCGTCATCGATCCCAAGAAGGTGACCCGCATCGCCCTGCAGAACGCCGCTTCCGTAGCCTCCCTGCTGCTCACCACCGAGTGCGCCATCGCAGAGAAGCCCAAGGAAGAGGCTGCTCCGGCCATGCCCGGTGGCGGCATGGGCGGCATGGGCGGCATGTACTAAGCCGTTCATATCCCAGAATGATGAAAGGGCCGGAAGCGATTCCGGCCCTTTTTGCGTCTTATGGCGGGCTGTCGCCCGTGATCAAGGTCCTAGCGGTTGTGTGCGGGCAGCCGGTCCAGCAGGCGCAGGAAGCCGTCCAGGATGGTCAGCGGGTGGGGCGGGCAGCCGGGGATGTAGAGATCGATGGGGATGACAGAGGCCGCCCCGTCGTTGTGCTGCGGGTGCCCGACAAAGGGGCCGCCGCTAATGGCGCAGGCGCCGAGCGCGATGGCGATGCGCGGTTCGGGCACGGCCTCCCAGGTCTTTTGCAGGGCCAGTTCCATGCCCTTGGTCACCGGGCCTGTAATGAGCACGCCGTCGGCATGACGCGGCGAGGCCACGTATTGGATACCGAAACGTCCCAGGTCCCAGCCGATGGTGCCAAGCACATTGATGTCGGCCTCGCAGGCGCCGCATCCGCCCGCGCTGACCTGCCGCAGGCGCAGGGAGCGGCCCAGCAGGCTTTTCATTTTTCCGTCCAGGGCCGCCGCCAGCCGCAGTTCCTCCTTGCCGGGTTCGCCCAGGATCAGATCCTCGCGGCGGCGTACTGCCAGGCGATGGTCGCCCGTCCGGGTGATGGCTCCGCCAGGGCAGGCCTCCACGCAGTCTCCGCAGAACAGGCAGCGGCCGAGGTCGAGGCGTGCAGCCTGGCCCGGCTCGCGGGTGATGGCCGAGACAGGGCAGGCCGCGATGCACTCCGCGCAGCCTGCCGGGCAGGCCGAGGCGTCAAGGCGCAGGGCTCCGCCGTGCCGGTCCGGCAGGGCCGGGGCAGGGCCCTTGGGATAGGGCATGGTCTGGCAACCGCGCCGCATCCGGTTCATGATAGTGTCGAATATATACATGCATGATCCCCTTAGAGGTCAAAGCCGCAGTAGGACAGGTTGAAGCTCTTGTTGCAGATGGGAAAGTCCGAGATCGCCGTGCCGCGCAGGGACAGGGCCAGGCCGGTCCAGTTGTGGAAGGACGGGTCCGTGATCTTGTAGCGGCGGAAGCGGCCGAAGTGGTCGGTGAGAGCCACGTGGCAGACCTCTCCGCGCCAGCCTTCGACCAGGGCCACGACCATGGATTCCGGCTGCGGGGCGGGCAGGGCGGTGCTGGTGTCTCCATCCACGGGAGCGGCCAGTTGCTCGAAGAGATAGCGCCCGGAGCGCTGCACTTCCAGGGATCGTACCCGGGCGCGGGCGAAAATGTCTCCGCTGGGCCAGACTGCCACGGGCGAATGGGAAAAGCGGTGCCAGCCCGCCGGATGGTCGAAGCGCACGTCGCGGACCAGACCACAGGCCCGCGCCGCCGGACCGACCAGACCGATGTCCGAGGCCTGGGACGGATGCACGACGCCGACATTGCGAAAGCGCACCCGCACCGAGGCCGCGTCCCAGAACCAGGCCATGGCCTGCTCGACATCGTCCATATGGACTTTGAGCCGTTGCACCAGGGTTTGCAGCCGGTCCTCTTCGAGATCATGACGGCATCCGCCGGGGCGGATCAGCCCGCGGCCGAAACGGTTGCCGCACAGAAGCGCCGTCAGGTTCAGAAAGTCTCCCCGGATTTTTCCGCACGCCGCCGAGGTAGGCAGGAAGGCCACATCCAGGGCCAAAGCTCCCATGTCGCCGGTATGGTTGGCCAGCCGCTCAAGCTCCAGCGCGATGGCTCGCAGCCACTGCGCGCGCAGGGGGGCCTCCACGCCGCCGAGCGCTTCCAGGACCGATGCATGGGCCGTTGCGTGGGCGATGGTCGTGTCTCCGGCGACGGCTTCCACCTGGCTCATGGTCGCTCTGTGCGGGCCGTTCGCCAGGGCTTCCTCCACGCCTCGATGCTGGTACCCCAGCGCGATCTCCAGATGAAGGACCTCCTCGCCAGCGCACTGAAAGCGAAAGTGCCCGGGTTCGATGACGCCCGCATGCACCGGACCCACGGCCACCTCGTGCACCTCCCCGCCATCCACCCGGTAGAAGGGGGCGTTGGCCGGGGCGTTGCCGTAGGTGTGGCGCACGGGTTTGAGCCACGGGTGGCCGACGGGGACCAGTCCGTGCTGCTCCCAGACTTCGCGCTCGAAGAGGTGGGCCTGGGGGTGTTTCGGGGTGAGGGACGGGTATGAGCCGCCTACGGGTTCGCTACGGGCCACGGCCAGGGTGCTTTCGGCATCCATGGCCAGCACGGCGACCAGGATCGTGCCGTCATGTTCCGGGACGCCGAACCATGAGCACAGCCGCGCTCCTGATTCAAGCATTTCGCCGGTCAGGCGGACGAGCTTGGTCACCGAGAAAACCGGAACCGAGGCCCACGAAATTCTGGACGCATTGGGGAACTGGAAAAATGGGGCGAGTGTGTTCATGGTATTGGGAAGAGTTGAAGGACCGCGGCGGACCAGGCACCCTTCAGGATGTCCGGGGTGAAAAGACCGAGCCAGAGTGACGCCGCCAGTAGGAAGAGCGGGGGCAGGATGAGCCCGGCCGATTCCTTGAGGTGCGCGGGATTGGGTTTTTTGAGCCTCGGGCGGCCGTCGACAACGGCGAAGACGATGCGCGAGATTCCGAAAAAGGCCAGCAGCAGGCAGACCAGGAAGAGGCCGATGGCCCAGCCCTGCCCCGCGCCAAGGCCGGTGCGGATGATGAGCAGTTCGCTGAAGAACGGGCCGAAGGGCGGGCAGGCGGTGATGGCGAACATGCCCACGACGAAAAGAATGGAGGTGCGCGGCAGAACCTTGGACATGCCGCGCACGTCATCGATGGATGACGAGTCCGCGACCCGTTGCAGGTTGGCCGCGCTCAAAAAGAGGGCGCCCTTGGTCAGACCGTTGCTCCAGACATGGAAGAGCGCCGCCCAGACCCCGGGTCCGCCCAGGGAGGTGGCGATGCACAGGATGCCCATGTGTTCGATGCTCGAATAGGCGAGCATGCGCTTGAAGTCGCGGGTGCGCAGCAGGAAAAGCGCCGCGACCAGCGTCGAGAAGAGGCCGATGGCGAGCAGGGTGCGGCCGGTCACGACGCCCTCTCCGGCGGCATCTACCACGGACTTGATGCGCAGCAGGGCCATGAAGGCCACGGACGTGACCCCGCCCGCGAGCAGCGCGCCGACGATGCCCGGGCTCTCCCCGTAGGCGTCGGGCTTCCAGGTGTGCATGGGCGCAAGGCCCATCTTGGTGCCGTAGCCGACCAGCAGTAGCACCCATGCGGTCAGGACCCAGG
This portion of the Desulfomicrobium macestii genome encodes:
- a CDS encoding proton-conducting transporter transmembrane domain-containing protein produces the protein MNAYLLIIIPLIGAVLAALWPRKKSRPLFLPAVGLVHTILCFLLLAKPEAVDPAVWLAFDPLARAILPGVSLLFLVCACYTVGYLRLKEQDNRVFVPALLLVLGLLSAAHQARHLGILWIATEAVTLACVPLIHFNGTPKSFEATWKYLLVGGTGIALSLLGSICLGYASLHGGGSGDITFTALLEHGPNLSRAWVLTAWVLLLVGYGTKMGLAPMHTWKPDAYGESPGIVGALLAGGVTSVAFMALLRIKSVVDAAGEGVVTGRTLLAIGLFSTLVAALFLLRTRDFKRMLAYSSIEHMGILCIATSLGGPGVWAALFHVWSNGLTKGALFLSAANLQRVADSSSIDDVRGMSKVLPRTSILFVVGMFAITACPPFGPFFSELLIIRTGLGAGQGWAIGLFLVCLLLAFFGISRIVFAVVDGRPRLKKPNPAHLKESAGLILPPLFLLAASLWLGLFTPDILKGAWSAAVLQLFPIP
- a CDS encoding NADH-quinone oxidoreductase subunit B family protein, with the translated sequence MYIFDTIMNRMRRGCQTMPYPKGPAPALPDRHGGALRLDASACPAGCAECIAACPVSAITREPGQAARLDLGRCLFCGDCVEACPGGAITRTGDHRLAVRRREDLILGEPGKEELRLAAALDGKMKSLLGRSLRLRQVSAGGCGACEADINVLGTIGWDLGRFGIQYVASPRHADGVLITGPVTKGMELALQKTWEAVPEPRIAIALGACAISGGPFVGHPQHNDGAASVIPIDLYIPGCPPHPLTILDGFLRLLDRLPAHNR
- the groL gene encoding chaperonin GroEL (60 kDa chaperone family; promotes refolding of misfolded polypeptides especially under stressful conditions; forms two stacked rings of heptamers to form a barrel-shaped 14mer; ends can be capped by GroES; misfolded proteins enter the barrel where they are refolded when GroES binds), coding for MAAKIIKFDAKAREKLKIGVDTLANAVKVTLGPKGRNVVIEKSFGSPIITKDGVTVAKEIELEDKFENMGAQMVKEVASKTSDIAGDGTTTATILAQAIFTEGIKLVAAGRNPMSIKRGIDKAVEAVIASLDKLAKPTRDQKEIAQVGTISANNDATIGNIIAEAMGKVGKEGVITVEEAKGLETNLDVVEGMQFDRGYLSPYFVTNPDKMVCEMDSPLILINEKKISNMKELLPVLEQAAKMGKPLVIIAEDIEGEALATLVVNKLRGTLQVVAVKAPGFGERRKAMLQDIAILTGGEVVSDDLGVKLESIALNQLGSAKRVVIDKENTTIVDGSGEAEAIKARVKQIRNEIEETSSDYDREKLQERLAKIVGGVAVINVGAATETEMKEKKARVEDALNATRAAVEEGIVPGGGVALVRCQSALDSVKPADDDEAAGVQVIRRAIEEPIRQICGNAGVEGAVVIDKVRNGKEDFGYNAASGEYEDLLKSGVIDPKKVTRIALQNAASVASLLLTTECAIAEKPKEEAAPAMPGGGMGGMGGMY
- a CDS encoding hydrogenase large subunit, giving the protein MNTLAPFFQFPNASRISWASVPVFSVTKLVRLTGEMLESGARLCSWFGVPEHDGTILVAVLAMDAESTLAVARSEPVGGSYPSLTPKHPQAHLFEREVWEQHGLVPVGHPWLKPVRHTYGNAPANAPFYRVDGGEVHEVAVGPVHAGVIEPGHFRFQCAGEEVLHLEIALGYQHRGVEEALANGPHRATMSQVEAVAGDTTIAHATAHASVLEALGGVEAPLRAQWLRAIALELERLANHTGDMGALALDVAFLPTSAACGKIRGDFLNLTALLCGNRFGRGLIRPGGCRHDLEEDRLQTLVQRLKVHMDDVEQAMAWFWDAASVRVRFRNVGVVHPSQASDIGLVGPAARACGLVRDVRFDHPAGWHRFSHSPVAVWPSGDIFARARVRSLEVQRSGRYLFEQLAAPVDGDTSTALPAPQPESMVVALVEGWRGEVCHVALTDHFGRFRRYKITDPSFHNWTGLALSLRGTAISDFPICNKSFNLSYCGFDL